A window of the Scleropages formosus chromosome 5, fSclFor1.1, whole genome shotgun sequence genome harbors these coding sequences:
- the LOC108942114 gene encoding translocon-associated protein subunit alpha-like has product MKNQDTLLLLLLLAFPAAVVLRGPLVAAQDPTEDEETADEAAVEEEDDEAEVEDDEGTDLMSEKEEEGDFSSSEAKASPHADTTILFVKGQDFPANSVVKFLLGFTNKGSEEFVVDSLDASFRYPQDFQFYIQNFTALQLGLMVPPQRQATFEYSFIPAEPMGGRPFGLVVNLNYRDSNGNVFQDAVFNQTVTVTEKEDGLDGETVFMYVFLCGLGLLVVVGLHQLLESRKRRRPAVKVEMGTSSHNDVDMSWIPKETLNRINKASPGRSPRKRTKKHLAGSDK; this is encoded by the exons atgaagaatCAGGACACAttgctcttgctgctgctgctcgcttTCCCGGCAGCGGTGGTGCTCAGAG GCCCTTTGGTGGCAGCTCAGGATCCTACTGAAGACGAGGAGACTGCCGATGAAGCGGCTGTGGAGGAAGAAGACGACGAAGCGGAGGTTGAGGATGATGAAGGTACCGACCTG ATGAGtgagaaagaagaggagggagattTCTCATCGAGTGAAGCAAAGGCCTCACCCCACGCTGACACCACCATCCTTTTTGTCAAGGGACAAG ATTTTCCTGCCAACAGCGTTGTGAAATTCCTGCTCGGCTTCACCAACAAAGGCAGTGAGGAGTTTGTCGTCGACTCTCTGGACGCATCCTTCCGCTACCCCCAGGACTTCCAGTTCTACATCCAGAACTTCACAGCTCTGCAGCTGGGCCTCATGGTGCCACCGCAGCGGCAGGCCACCTTCGAGTACTCCTTTATTCCTGCCGAGCCTATGGGGGGGCGCCCCTTCGGCCTTGTCGTCAACCTCAACTACAGGGACAGCAAC GGCAATGTGTTCCAGGATGCTGTTTTCAACCAGACTGTTACTGTCACTGAGAAAGAGGACGGCTTGGATGGAGAGAC GGTCTTCATGTATGTATTCCTGTGTGGCCTGGGTCTGCTGGTGGTTGTGGGTCTGCATCAGCTCCTCGAATCCCGGAAG AGGCGAAGACCTGCAGTCAAAGTGGAGATGGGAACGTCCAGCCACAATGATGTCGACATGAGCTGGATCCCCAAGGAGACTCTCAATCGGATCA ACAAGGCGTCTCCAGGACGGTCCCCACGCAAGAGGACGAAGAAGCACTTGGCGGGCTCCGACAAATGA